In Gaiella occulta, the following are encoded in one genomic region:
- the cofH gene encoding 5-amino-6-(D-ribitylamino)uracil--L-tyrosine 4-hydroxyphenyl transferase CofH yields the protein MTDLVSELLSAPLDDLLAEARRLRAGPLVTYSPKVFVPLTTLCRDVCGYCTFARPPRRGERAFMTEDEVLAVARAGAAAGCTEALFTLGDKPELRYRSAREELAALGCATTLDYLARCARLVLDETGLLPHLNPGVMTRDEISMLRPVSASMGIMLETVSERLSRRGGPHWASPDKVPARRLETIRLAGELAVPFTSGILIGIGETREERIDALLALKRLGAELGHVGEVIVQNFRAKPGTRMAGHPDATMEEHLWSVAVARILLGPCWHVQAPPNLAYDDFPLLLDAGIDDWGGVSPVTIDHVNPEAPWPAIDRLREATASRGLELVPRLPLYPEYVADLERWVDPALQPAVRRASDALGLAREDRWAPGEPVAVPFLVRRDAPPLELAGEELGEAELVRLFSARGSERERVFAAADRLRREVCGDEVSYVVTRNIQYTNVCYFKCGFCAFSKGKLAENLRGPAYLVPMEEIVRRAQEAWARGATEVCLQGGIHPAFTGDYYAEVVAAIKAAVPEIHVHAFSALEVWQGAATLGVSLDDYLARLRDLGLGSLPGTAAEILDDEVRALICPDKVCTDQWLEVHDAAHRVGLRSNVTMMMGHVERPVHWARHLLRAREQQQHSGGFTEFVPLPFVPMEAPMFLKGRARRGPTFGEVLLVHAVARLALHPLITNVQVSWVKLGPDGVRQALAAGVNDLGGTLMNESISRAAGSEWGQELPPEQMEALIRSAGRVPRQRTTTYGVPPQEQVRRSFGAEPLAEPLNPPVRESGLKAPPRLVRPGLVGARAR from the coding sequence ATGACCGATCTCGTCTCCGAGCTGCTCAGCGCACCCCTGGACGACCTCCTCGCCGAGGCGCGCCGCCTGCGTGCCGGCCCGCTCGTCACCTACTCGCCCAAGGTCTTCGTCCCCCTCACGACCCTCTGTCGCGACGTGTGCGGCTACTGCACGTTCGCACGGCCGCCGCGCCGGGGCGAGCGGGCGTTCATGACCGAGGACGAGGTGCTCGCGGTGGCGCGCGCGGGAGCCGCCGCGGGCTGCACCGAGGCGCTGTTCACGCTCGGCGACAAGCCCGAGCTGCGCTACAGGAGCGCGCGCGAGGAGCTCGCCGCCCTCGGCTGCGCGACGACGCTCGACTACCTCGCCCGCTGCGCGCGGCTCGTGCTCGACGAGACCGGGCTGCTGCCGCACCTCAATCCGGGCGTGATGACGCGCGACGAGATCTCGATGCTGCGACCGGTCTCGGCGTCGATGGGGATCATGCTCGAGACCGTCTCCGAGCGGCTGTCGCGGAGGGGCGGGCCGCACTGGGCCTCGCCCGACAAGGTGCCGGCGCGGCGGCTCGAGACGATCCGGCTCGCCGGGGAGCTCGCGGTGCCGTTCACGAGCGGCATCCTGATCGGCATCGGCGAGACCCGCGAGGAGCGGATCGACGCTCTTCTCGCGTTGAAGCGGCTCGGCGCGGAGCTCGGCCACGTGGGCGAGGTGATCGTCCAGAACTTCCGCGCCAAGCCGGGCACCCGCATGGCGGGCCATCCCGACGCGACGATGGAGGAGCACCTGTGGTCGGTCGCCGTCGCGCGGATCCTGCTCGGGCCCTGCTGGCACGTGCAGGCGCCGCCGAACCTCGCCTACGACGACTTCCCGCTCCTGCTCGACGCCGGCATCGACGACTGGGGCGGCGTCTCGCCCGTCACGATCGACCACGTCAACCCCGAGGCGCCGTGGCCGGCGATCGACCGCCTGCGCGAGGCGACCGCCTCGCGCGGCCTCGAGCTCGTGCCGCGGCTGCCGCTCTACCCCGAGTACGTCGCCGACCTCGAGCGCTGGGTCGACCCGGCGCTGCAGCCGGCCGTGCGACGGGCCTCCGACGCGCTCGGCCTCGCCCGCGAGGATCGTTGGGCGCCCGGTGAGCCGGTCGCCGTCCCGTTCCTCGTCCGCCGCGACGCGCCGCCGCTCGAGCTCGCCGGCGAGGAGCTCGGCGAGGCGGAGCTCGTGCGGCTCTTCTCGGCCCGCGGCAGCGAGCGCGAGCGCGTCTTCGCCGCCGCCGACCGGCTGCGGCGCGAGGTGTGCGGCGACGAGGTCTCCTACGTCGTCACCCGCAACATCCAGTACACGAACGTCTGTTACTTCAAATGCGGCTTCTGCGCGTTCTCGAAGGGCAAGCTCGCGGAGAACCTGCGCGGGCCCGCATACCTCGTGCCGATGGAGGAGATCGTGCGCCGCGCGCAGGAGGCGTGGGCGCGTGGCGCGACCGAGGTGTGCCTGCAGGGCGGCATCCACCCGGCCTTCACGGGCGACTACTACGCGGAGGTCGTCGCGGCGATCAAGGCGGCCGTGCCCGAGATCCACGTACATGCCTTTTCGGCGCTCGAGGTCTGGCAGGGAGCCGCGACGCTCGGGGTCTCGCTCGACGACTACCTCGCCCGGCTGCGCGACCTCGGCCTCGGCTCGCTACCGGGTACGGCGGCGGAGATCCTCGACGACGAGGTGCGGGCGCTCATCTGTCCGGACAAGGTCTGCACCGACCAGTGGCTCGAGGTGCACGACGCCGCTCATCGCGTCGGGCTGCGCTCGAACGTGACGATGATGATGGGGCACGTCGAGCGGCCCGTGCACTGGGCCCGCCACCTGTTGCGGGCGCGGGAGCAGCAGCAGCACAGCGGCGGCTTCACCGAGTTCGTGCCGCTGCCGTTCGTGCCGATGGAGGCGCCGATGTTCCTCAAGGGCCGCGCGCGCCGCGGGCCGACCTTCGGCGAGGTGCTGCTCGTGCACGCGGTTGCGCGGCTCGCCCTGCACCCGCTGATCACGAACGTCCAGGTCTCGTGGGTCAAGCTCGGGCCGGACGGCGTGCGCCAGGCGCTCGCCGCGGGCGTCAACGACCTCGGCGGCACGCTCATGAACGAGTCGATCTCGCGCGCGGCCGGCTCGGAGTGGGGGCAGGAGCTGCCGCCCGAGCAGATGGAGGCGCTGATCCGCTCCGCCGGCCGCGTGCCGCGCCAGCGGACGACGACCTACGGCGTGCCGCCGCAGGAGCAGGTGCGGCGCTCGTTCGGAGCGGAGCCGCTCGCCGAGCCTCTCAACCCGCCGGTGCGCGAGTCGGGGCTGAAGGCGCCGCCGCGGCTCGTGCGGCCGGGGCTCGTCGGGGCCCGCGCGCGCTAG
- a CDS encoding HisA/HisF-related TIM barrel protein, translated as MLTHQFEVIPAIDVLEGRAVRLAQGRREAVTIEGGDPVDLARRFASEGATRLHLVDLDGAFSGTPTLDLVARVAQAGGLPLQVGGGYRSAASIEAALDAGADRVMVGTAALSPSFLEEAATRFGEALVVAIDVRDGSVAVDGWTRASEITAAELARRCAQAGVARLLVTSASRDGSLAGPDLGLLAEVLPCGVPVLAAGGIASVADLVAVRAAGCEGAVAGSALLRGRFTLAEAREATAGM; from the coding sequence GTGCTAACACATCAGTTCGAAGTGATCCCTGCGATCGACGTGCTCGAGGGCCGCGCCGTCCGGCTTGCCCAGGGGCGCCGCGAGGCGGTCACGATCGAGGGCGGAGATCCGGTCGATCTCGCGCGCCGCTTCGCCTCCGAGGGCGCGACCCGGCTTCATCTCGTCGATCTCGACGGCGCCTTCTCGGGCACGCCGACGCTCGACCTCGTAGCCCGCGTCGCCCAGGCAGGAGGCCTGCCGCTCCAGGTCGGCGGCGGCTACCGCTCCGCCGCCTCGATCGAGGCGGCACTCGACGCTGGCGCAGACCGCGTCATGGTGGGCACCGCCGCGCTCTCGCCGTCGTTCCTCGAAGAGGCTGCGACCCGCTTCGGGGAGGCGCTCGTCGTCGCGATCGACGTCCGCGACGGCAGCGTCGCCGTCGACGGGTGGACGCGGGCCTCGGAGATCACCGCGGCGGAGCTCGCGCGGCGCTGCGCGCAGGCGGGAGTCGCGCGGCTGCTCGTGACGAGCGCCTCGCGCGACGGGTCGCTCGCCGGGCCCGACCTCGGCCTGCTCGCCGAGGTGCTGCCGTGCGGCGTGCCGGTGCTCGCGGCGGGCGGGATCGCGTCGGTCGCCGACCTCGTCGCCGTCCGCGCAGCCGGATGCGAGGGAGCCGTGGCCGGAAGCGCGCTCCTGCGCGGTCGCTTCACGCTCGCCGAGGCGCGCGAGGCCACCGCCGGCATGTAG
- a CDS encoding YerC/YecD family TrpR-related protein, with translation MTQTRSTSAPAAEHAVEPVAGLDELAAALRTLRSDEEVTRFLRDLCTLPELQALAHRWQTARLLDEGVPYVEIADRVPTSTATVTRVAQWLRHGTGGYRVALDRVNRKGRV, from the coding sequence ATGACGCAGACGCGATCGACATCCGCTCCCGCCGCGGAGCACGCAGTCGAGCCGGTCGCCGGCCTCGACGAGCTCGCCGCCGCGCTGCGCACCCTGCGCAGCGACGAGGAGGTGACGCGCTTCCTCCGCGATCTCTGCACGCTACCCGAGTTGCAGGCGCTCGCGCATCGCTGGCAGACGGCGCGCCTTCTCGACGAGGGCGTGCCGTACGTCGAGATCGCCGACCGCGTGCCCACGTCGACGGCGACGGTGACGCGCGTGGCCCAGTGGCTCAGGCACGGCACGGGTGGCTACCGCGTCGCCCTCGACCGCGTCAACCGCAAGGGCCGCGTATGA
- the hisG gene encoding ATP phosphoribosyltransferase has translation MSATFTRAGENGRLTLAVPAKGRMSEPALKLCADAGLSFETTERSLVVPCANAPVDLLLVRPSDIPEYVQDGVVHLGITGANLVVEAQADVVTLSELGFARCTLQAAVPDDAPPTAIEDLDRLRVATAYPVSTRLLLEERGVSAELVPVSGSVEATPRLGLADAIVDLVSTGSTASANGLRLIGKLLSSQAVLIGGRGAVVEQRDLVERLELMLSGVVAARRRRYVMMNANVETLPAIRAVLPSMGAPTVLTLADEGAIAVHAAVDADDVWSLLPALREAGASSILVLPIERLVP, from the coding sequence ATGAGCGCGACGTTCACGCGGGCCGGCGAGAACGGCAGGCTCACGCTCGCCGTGCCCGCCAAGGGAAGGATGTCCGAGCCGGCGCTGAAGCTGTGCGCCGACGCGGGCCTCTCGTTCGAGACGACCGAGCGCTCGCTCGTCGTGCCGTGCGCCAACGCGCCCGTCGACCTCCTGCTCGTGCGGCCGAGCGACATCCCCGAGTACGTCCAGGACGGCGTCGTCCACCTCGGCATCACGGGAGCGAACCTCGTCGTCGAGGCGCAGGCCGACGTCGTCACCCTCTCCGAGCTCGGCTTCGCGCGCTGCACGCTTCAGGCCGCCGTGCCCGACGACGCCCCGCCGACGGCGATCGAGGACCTGGACCGGCTGCGCGTCGCCACGGCCTATCCCGTGTCGACGCGGCTCCTGCTGGAGGAGAGAGGCGTGTCGGCCGAGCTCGTGCCCGTCTCCGGGTCGGTCGAGGCGACACCACGGCTCGGCCTCGCGGATGCGATCGTCGATCTCGTCTCGACCGGCTCCACCGCGAGCGCGAACGGCCTGCGCCTGATCGGGAAGCTGCTCTCCTCGCAGGCCGTCCTCATCGGCGGCCGCGGCGCGGTCGTCGAGCAGCGCGACCTCGTCGAACGGCTCGAGCTCATGCTCTCGGGCGTCGTCGCCGCCCGCAGGCGGCGGTACGTGATGATGAACGCGAACGTCGAGACGTTGCCCGCGATCCGCGCCGTGCTGCCGAGCATGGGCGCGCCGACGGTGCTGACGCTCGCCGACGAGGGCGCGATCGCGGTGCACGCAGCCGTCGATGCCGACGACGTGTGGTCGCTGCTCCCGGCTCTGCGCGAGGCGGGGGCCTCGTCCATCCTCGTGCTCCCGATCGAGAGGCTCGTCCCGTGA
- the hisD gene encoding histidinol dehydrogenase — protein MRGAGLDEAIAAVAPIVADVRDRGDTALLEWTERFDGPRPDGIRVPCERIAAASVPHDVRDALRRMIGSVRAFSEAQRPSDTSVEAAPGIVSERRWVPLDAVGVCVPSGRSPLPSSLVMTAVPAQVAGVRRIAVVTPNPDEAILAVARELGLDEVYAVGGAQAVAALAYGTDTIAAVDKIVGPGSAYVTAAKLLVSSRVGIDLPAGPSEVVVIADGGADPAACAADLLAQAEHGPDSEALLLTTDRALSEAVAIIVAEYENIVVELVESLDEALERSEAFAPEHLELHVADAEALVARIRNAGSVFVGGSAVVGDYAAGATHVLPTGGLARSSGGLGLESFLKPLQIVRASAAGAAAAAAVIGPIARVEGLPLHAAAAEHAVRAR, from the coding sequence GTGAGGGGTGCGGGGCTCGACGAGGCGATCGCCGCCGTTGCGCCGATCGTCGCGGACGTGCGAGACCGCGGCGACACGGCGCTGCTCGAGTGGACGGAGCGCTTCGACGGGCCGCGCCCGGACGGGATCCGGGTGCCGTGCGAGCGCATCGCGGCAGCATCCGTGCCCCATGACGTGCGCGACGCGCTGCGGCGGATGATCGGCTCCGTGCGGGCCTTCAGCGAGGCCCAGCGGCCGAGTGACACGTCTGTCGAGGCGGCCCCGGGCATCGTCTCGGAGCGGCGCTGGGTGCCGCTCGACGCCGTCGGCGTGTGCGTTCCCAGCGGCCGCTCTCCGCTTCCCTCGTCGCTCGTGATGACGGCCGTGCCAGCTCAGGTGGCGGGGGTGCGGCGGATCGCCGTCGTGACGCCGAACCCCGACGAGGCGATCCTCGCCGTCGCCCGCGAGCTCGGCCTCGACGAGGTGTACGCGGTCGGCGGCGCCCAGGCCGTGGCGGCTCTCGCCTACGGCACGGACACGATCGCGGCCGTCGACAAGATCGTCGGCCCCGGCAGCGCCTACGTCACCGCCGCGAAGCTGCTCGTCTCGAGCCGCGTCGGGATCGATCTTCCCGCAGGCCCGAGCGAGGTGGTCGTGATCGCCGACGGGGGCGCGGATCCGGCGGCGTGCGCCGCCGACCTGCTCGCGCAGGCCGAGCACGGCCCCGACAGCGAGGCGCTGCTGCTCACGACCGATCGTGCGCTGTCCGAGGCCGTCGCTATCATTGTTGCCGAGTATGAAAACATCGTCGTCGAGCTGGTGGAGTCGCTGGACGAGGCGCTGGAGCGCTCGGAGGCGTTCGCGCCCGAGCACCTCGAGCTGCACGTGGCAGATGCCGAGGCGCTCGTCGCCCGCATCCGCAACGCCGGCTCGGTGTTCGTCGGCGGCTCCGCCGTCGTGGGCGACTACGCCGCAGGCGCGACCCACGTGCTGCCGACGGGCGGGCTCGCGCGCTCCTCCGGCGGTCTCGGTCTCGAGTCGTTCCTGAAGCCCCTGCAGATCGTCAGGGCCTCGGCTGCGGGCGCCGCGGCCGCGGCGGCGGTCATCGGCCCGATCGCACGGGTCGAGGGCCTGCCGCTGCACGCCGCGGCCGCCGAGCACGCGGTCAGGGCCCGGTGA
- a CDS encoding aminotransferase class I/II-fold pyridoxal phosphate-dependent enzyme, translating to MPMPVADGFAPYVWASSAAEVAARHGVPLEHVLKFDQNTPPLPAVPQVPLAQSFARLNEYPDGRYRELREAAAGYVGEGVGWEQVVVGAGADDLILLCARTFLGPGRRASIVGPTYSLYRIATQLAGAEQGEEAEGASVLWRCNPNNPTGAVVPAQELVELARAHPAAAVVVDEAYVEYGGDSVVPWLSQAPNLIVLRTLSKAFGLAALRVGYAVAAPQTAAILEARRAPAPIAGPAASIAAAALRDPRLDVEREVAERERVRTALVEAGFDAPPVAGNFVLVRSREPLGERLEEQGLIVRRFADGIRVTLRRPSENDVLLRALGAQPGPAPGRGATVLRTTTETALRITLDLDGTGRARVSTGVGFLDHLLTLLAFHAGFDLDCLAGGDLEVDEHHTVEDVLASLGTALAQALGGREGVARYGSAVVPMDEARATAAVDLVRRPHAEIALTFSGDRVGGLALSLLPHALERFTMEAGCTVHVEAAGKDDHHVAEAAFKALGQALRQAVAAGGAGIRSTKGAA from the coding sequence ATGCCGATGCCGGTGGCCGACGGGTTCGCGCCGTACGTGTGGGCGTCGAGCGCGGCGGAGGTCGCTGCCCGGCACGGCGTGCCGCTCGAGCACGTGCTCAAGTTCGATCAGAACACGCCGCCGCTTCCCGCCGTGCCGCAGGTGCCGCTGGCGCAGAGCTTCGCCCGTCTCAACGAGTACCCGGACGGGCGGTACCGCGAGCTGCGCGAGGCGGCCGCGGGGTACGTCGGCGAGGGGGTCGGCTGGGAGCAGGTGGTGGTCGGCGCAGGAGCCGACGACCTGATCCTGCTCTGCGCGCGGACGTTCCTCGGGCCGGGGCGGCGGGCGTCGATCGTCGGGCCCACCTACTCCCTCTACCGCATCGCGACCCAGCTCGCAGGCGCAGAGCAGGGAGAAGAGGCCGAAGGTGCCAGCGTGCTGTGGCGCTGCAATCCGAACAACCCCACCGGTGCGGTCGTGCCCGCGCAAGAGCTCGTGGAGCTCGCGCGGGCGCATCCTGCCGCCGCGGTCGTCGTGGACGAGGCCTACGTCGAGTACGGCGGCGACTCCGTCGTGCCGTGGCTTTCGCAGGCGCCGAATCTGATCGTGCTGCGTACGCTGTCGAAGGCGTTCGGTCTCGCCGCGTTGCGCGTCGGCTATGCGGTGGCGGCGCCGCAGACGGCCGCGATCCTGGAGGCGCGTCGTGCGCCCGCACCGATCGCCGGCCCGGCCGCCAGCATCGCCGCGGCCGCGCTGCGCGATCCGCGGCTCGACGTCGAGCGGGAGGTCGCAGAGCGCGAGCGCGTGCGGACGGCGCTCGTCGAGGCCGGCTTCGATGCTCCGCCGGTGGCCGGCAACTTCGTGCTGGTGCGCAGCCGCGAGCCGCTCGGCGAGCGCCTCGAGGAGCAGGGCCTGATCGTGCGGCGCTTCGCCGACGGCATCCGCGTCACGCTGCGCCGCCCGAGCGAGAACGACGTTCTCCTGCGCGCGCTCGGCGCGCAGCCCGGGCCGGCGCCGGGGCGCGGCGCCACGGTGCTGCGGACGACGACCGAGACGGCGCTGCGGATCACGCTCGACCTCGACGGCACGGGCAGGGCCCGCGTCTCCACGGGTGTCGGCTTCCTCGACCACCTGCTCACGTTGCTGGCCTTCCATGCCGGCTTCGACCTCGACTGCCTTGCCGGCGGCGACCTCGAGGTCGACGAGCATCACACCGTCGAGGACGTGCTCGCCTCGCTCGGCACCGCGCTCGCGCAGGCGCTCGGCGGCCGCGAGGGCGTCGCCCGCTACGGCTCCGCCGTCGTGCCGATGGACGAGGCGCGCGCGACCGCCGCAGTCGACCTCGTGCGGCGTCCGCACGCGGAGATAGCGCTCACGTTCAGCGGCGACCGGGTCGGCGGCCTGGCGCTGTCGCTGCTGCCGCATGCGCTCGAGCGCTTCACGATGGAGGCGGGCTGCACGGTGCACGTCGAGGCTGCCGGCAAGGACGACCACCACGTCGCCGAGGCGGCGTTCAAGGCGCTCGGGCAGGCCTTGCGGCAGGCGGTTGCGGCGGGCGGCGCGGGCATCCGCTCGACGAAGGGCGCCGCAT